A single Bifidobacterium scardovii JCM 12489 = DSM 13734 DNA region contains:
- a CDS encoding putative ABC transporter permease — translation MTEETEETRKPIDTAEHKSAASAEPASAEPVPGDTNGDGVVDIDDKRLPLVTRIYGIILLVQGLLTIPMIVIAFTYAIRALIVGDAALDKAGLTTIISWTSAMLSSVTTVVLMVFGGLLSFNRRKHAARWTYVLIPMTIAEGLFVVMLDGIGLNLLAPIVQIVILITLSVTVDPALREERRLKTALWHMDNRTAYEKALAKGMPGRDLSGKGYISLDFFNIFWLFVVGCVFGLVIETIYHLAMYGEWQDRAGLLWGPFSPIYGFGAVLLTVLLNRLWRANWLLIFCSSAVIGGTFEYLTSWFMEVAFSIKAWDYTGQWLSIDGRTSGKFMFFWGILGLAWIKLILPHLLALIQRIPWRVRYSLTLVCLVFMVVDATMTLMAIDAWYSRLAGIAQDSPVDNFFATHYNDDFMANRFQTMNIDPSRAGRM, via the coding sequence ATGACCGAAGAGACCGAAGAGACACGCAAGCCGATCGACACGGCTGAACATAAGTCGGCCGCCTCCGCCGAGCCTGCCTCCGCCGAGCCCGTTCCCGGCGACACCAACGGCGACGGCGTCGTCGACATCGACGACAAGCGCCTGCCGCTCGTCACCCGTATCTACGGCATCATCCTGCTGGTTCAGGGGCTGCTCACCATCCCCATGATCGTCATCGCCTTCACCTACGCGATCCGCGCCCTGATCGTCGGCGATGCGGCGCTCGACAAGGCCGGTCTGACCACCATCATCAGCTGGACCTCCGCGATGCTCAGCTCCGTCACGACCGTCGTTCTCATGGTGTTCGGCGGGCTGCTGAGCTTCAACCGCCGCAAGCACGCCGCGCGCTGGACCTACGTGCTCATCCCCATGACCATCGCCGAAGGGCTGTTCGTGGTGATGCTCGACGGCATCGGCCTCAACCTGCTCGCCCCGATCGTCCAGATCGTGATCCTGATCACCCTGTCGGTCACCGTCGACCCGGCGCTGCGCGAGGAGCGCCGGCTCAAAACCGCGCTCTGGCACATGGACAACCGCACCGCCTATGAGAAGGCGCTCGCCAAGGGCATGCCCGGCCGTGACTTGAGCGGCAAGGGCTACATCTCGCTGGACTTCTTCAACATCTTCTGGCTGTTCGTGGTCGGTTGTGTGTTCGGACTGGTGATCGAAACCATCTACCACCTTGCGATGTACGGCGAATGGCAGGACCGCGCCGGGCTGCTGTGGGGGCCGTTCTCGCCGATCTACGGGTTCGGCGCGGTGCTGCTGACCGTGCTGCTCAACCGTCTGTGGCGGGCCAACTGGCTGCTGATCTTCTGCTCGAGCGCGGTGATCGGCGGCACGTTCGAATACCTGACCAGCTGGTTCATGGAGGTGGCGTTCAGCATCAAGGCGTGGGACTACACCGGCCAGTGGCTGTCGATCGACGGGCGCACCTCGGGCAAGTTCATGTTCTTCTGGGGCATTCTCGGCCTGGCATGGATCAAACTGATCCTGCCGCATCTGCTGGCGTTGATCCAGCGGATCCCATGGAGGGTGCGCTACTCGCTGACCCTGGTGTGCCTCGTGTTCATGGTGGTCGACGCGACGATGACGCTGATGGCGATAGACGCGTGGTATTCGCGATTGGCCGGCATCGCGCAGGACTCGCCGGTCGACAATTTCTTCGCCACCCACTACAACGACGATTTCATGGCCAACCGTTTCCAGACCATGAACATCGACCCCTCGCGCGCCGGCCGCATGTGA
- a CDS encoding MptD family putative ECF transporter S component, with protein MSQQQPVSNQPTADPTNQPATQTVQTQPVTSTRLTVPDLISIGIFTALYFVCVCVATLISTLVAGAGTIFLPAVAALICGPVFMLSVARVGKFGGITVMGVVIGLFLFVSGHFALSFAASVVFPVAADLIARAGRYKNKVGILISYVVFCYGLTGPILPLWFMKDAYVASLQARGKDAAYIDALFSQISVGSFFLAMGAILVFGLIGGWFGQRLLEKHFVKAGIV; from the coding sequence ATGAGCCAGCAGCAGCCCGTATCGAACCAGCCGACCGCCGATCCGACGAATCAGCCGGCTACTCAGACCGTCCAAACGCAGCCCGTGACAAGTACCCGCCTGACGGTTCCTGACCTGATCTCGATCGGCATCTTCACTGCGCTGTATTTCGTATGCGTGTGCGTCGCCACGCTGATCAGCACGCTGGTCGCCGGCGCCGGCACGATTTTCCTGCCGGCCGTCGCGGCGCTGATCTGCGGCCCGGTGTTCATGCTGTCGGTCGCCCGCGTCGGCAAGTTCGGCGGCATCACCGTCATGGGCGTGGTGATCGGGCTGTTCCTGTTCGTGTCAGGCCATTTCGCGCTGTCGTTCGCGGCCAGCGTGGTGTTCCCGGTTGCGGCCGATCTGATCGCGCGCGCCGGCCGCTACAAGAACAAGGTCGGCATCCTTATCAGCTATGTGGTGTTCTGCTATGGACTGACCGGCCCGATCCTGCCGCTGTGGTTCATGAAGGACGCGTATGTCGCGTCGCTGCAGGCGCGAGGCAAGGACGCCGCCTACATCGATGCGCTGTTCTCGCAGATCAGCGTCGGCTCGTTCTTCCTTGCGATGGGCGCGATTCTGGTGTTCGGCCTGATCGGCGGCTGGTTCGGCCAGCGCCTGCTGGAGAAGCATTTCGTCAAGGCCGGTATCGTCTGA
- a CDS encoding energy-coupling factor transporter transmembrane component T family protein has product MHPAPLRLDPRAKLYLLLLANLLLFFHVDTRGEAVMVTLFVLPIFAAGKWRVGLRLVVLYAVLLALGLWSDAATLDGSGSAGATGAVAGASSGAAAAGGGVWMHAIGLFCVGIRMMMPCFITGAYAFTTTGISEFVCAMRRMRVPEAVVIPCMVVIRFFPTITHDYRQIRNAMALRGIATGRFALVRHPMQSLEFILVPLLMNATFVSRDLSVAALAKGLGVRGEHTCMTTIRMRWFDWSFMLVCTVPLALSIGGVL; this is encoded by the coding sequence ATGCATCCTGCGCCGCTGCGTCTCGATCCGCGGGCGAAGCTGTACCTGCTGCTGCTCGCCAATCTGCTGCTGTTCTTCCATGTGGATACGCGCGGCGAGGCGGTGATGGTCACGCTGTTCGTGCTGCCGATCTTCGCCGCCGGCAAGTGGAGGGTCGGCCTGCGGCTTGTCGTTCTGTACGCGGTGCTGCTCGCCCTCGGATTGTGGTCGGACGCGGCCACCTTGGACGGCTCCGGCTCGGCCGGCGCGACGGGCGCCGTCGCGGGCGCTTCGTCCGGGGCCGCAGCGGCCGGAGGCGGTGTGTGGATGCATGCGATCGGCTTGTTCTGCGTCGGCATCCGCATGATGATGCCATGTTTCATCACCGGCGCGTATGCGTTCACCACGACGGGCATCAGCGAGTTCGTGTGCGCGATGCGGCGCATGCGTGTGCCGGAGGCGGTGGTGATCCCGTGCATGGTGGTGATCCGGTTCTTCCCGACGATCACGCACGACTACCGCCAGATCCGCAACGCGATGGCGCTGCGCGGGATTGCGACCGGCCGATTCGCGCTGGTCAGGCACCCGATGCAGTCATTGGAGTTCATTCTTGTGCCGCTGTTGATGAACGCGACGTTCGTGTCGCGCGACCTGTCCGTCGCGGCGCTCGCCAAGGGGCTTGGCGTGCGCGGCGAGCACACCTGCATGACGACGATCCGCATGCGCTGGTTCGACTGGTCGTTCATGCTCGTCTGCACGGTTCCCCTCGCCCTGAGCATTGGAGGCGTGCTATGA